The proteins below are encoded in one region of Rhizobacter sp.:
- a CDS encoding xanthine dehydrogenase family protein molybdopterin-binding subunit, which translates to MTHTPAQPERPARRKFLAVTTLAGSGLMLGLALRSSGHASAAARSQALLHSQEVFKPNVFIRIAPDGVVTLIAKQMEVGQGVKTSLPMVLAEELEVDWKDVVVEQGDLDEAYGNQFSGASSSTPKNYQAFRVLGATARTLLVQAAAKAWGVPVRECHAALSAVHHRASGRSLRYGELAASAAALPVPTGRAVKLKSPRDFKLLGTRIGGVDNDKLVRGAPLFGIDVRLPGMRYAIYEKCPVFGSAVQSANLDEVKALPGVHDAFVVAGIGGVLGLRPGVAIVADSTWAALSARKKLKVQWAESPVGQQGFSTFAEQAARIARLPGANVSRQEGNVAKALASAAQRVEAFYTYPFIAHAAMEPLNCTASFQDGTLQLWTASQAPAWARDHVSKSLGVPPAAIRLHIVRGGGAFGRRLSSDYVVEAAAIAMRSKVPVQLVWSREDDLQHDHFRAGGFHLLRGGLDRAGAVVAWHDHFVGFGRGGPIDPQLGQEFPAPWVSDCRVEQSAIDCGIPMGAWRAPHANVSAWVVQSFVDELAHAAKQDPLAFRLALLGDRQAMRPAGFFSRQGVYQVARMRHVLQAVAEKSQWGRGLPRGQAQGIAFHASYGGYVAQVAEVAVSPEGQLRVTRVVCVCDVGEQIVNLSGAEAQVQGAILDGLSAAWLQVVDIEGGRAKQSNFHDYPLLRMADAPAIEVHFLRSDNPIGGLGEPALPPVAPAVCNAIFRATGHRVRELPIRRAKLGWA; encoded by the coding sequence GTGACCCACACGCCCGCTCAACCCGAGCGCCCCGCACGCCGGAAATTCCTCGCCGTCACCACCCTCGCGGGCAGCGGGCTCATGCTCGGTCTCGCGCTGCGCTCCTCGGGTCACGCGAGCGCCGCCGCCCGATCGCAAGCCCTCCTGCATTCGCAGGAGGTCTTCAAGCCCAACGTCTTCATCCGCATCGCACCCGATGGCGTGGTGACCCTCATCGCCAAGCAGATGGAAGTGGGCCAGGGTGTGAAGACCTCGCTGCCGATGGTGCTGGCCGAAGAACTCGAGGTCGACTGGAAAGACGTGGTCGTCGAACAAGGCGATCTCGACGAGGCCTACGGCAACCAGTTCAGCGGCGCGAGCAGCTCCACGCCGAAGAACTACCAGGCCTTCCGCGTGCTCGGTGCCACCGCGCGCACCTTGCTTGTGCAGGCGGCGGCCAAGGCGTGGGGCGTGCCGGTGCGTGAATGCCACGCCGCGCTCAGCGCCGTGCACCACCGCGCCTCGGGCCGCTCGCTGCGCTACGGTGAACTGGCCGCGAGCGCCGCGGCCCTGCCCGTGCCCACTGGGCGTGCGGTCAAGCTCAAGTCTCCGCGCGACTTCAAGCTGCTGGGCACACGCATCGGCGGTGTCGACAACGACAAGCTCGTGCGCGGCGCGCCGCTCTTCGGCATCGACGTGCGCTTGCCCGGCATGCGCTACGCGATCTACGAGAAATGCCCGGTCTTCGGCAGCGCGGTGCAGAGCGCCAACCTCGACGAGGTGAAGGCCCTGCCCGGTGTGCACGATGCCTTTGTCGTGGCCGGCATCGGCGGCGTGCTCGGCCTGCGCCCGGGTGTCGCGATCGTGGCCGACTCGACCTGGGCTGCGCTCAGCGCACGCAAGAAGCTCAAGGTGCAGTGGGCCGAGAGCCCGGTGGGGCAGCAAGGCTTCAGCACCTTCGCCGAGCAGGCGGCCCGCATCGCCCGCCTGCCCGGCGCCAATGTCTCGCGCCAGGAGGGCAACGTGGCCAAGGCACTGGCCTCGGCTGCGCAACGCGTCGAAGCGTTCTACACCTACCCGTTCATCGCCCACGCGGCGATGGAGCCGCTCAACTGCACCGCCTCGTTCCAGGACGGCACGCTACAGCTCTGGACGGCCTCGCAGGCGCCGGCCTGGGCGCGCGACCACGTGAGCAAGAGCCTGGGCGTGCCGCCCGCCGCGATCCGCCTGCACATCGTGCGCGGTGGCGGCGCCTTCGGGCGGCGGCTCTCCAGCGACTACGTGGTCGAGGCCGCCGCCATCGCGATGCGCTCGAAAGTGCCGGTGCAGCTCGTGTGGTCGCGCGAAGACGACCTGCAGCACGACCACTTCCGCGCCGGCGGTTTTCACCTGCTGCGAGGGGGTCTCGACCGGGCCGGCGCGGTCGTGGCCTGGCATGACCACTTCGTCGGCTTCGGCCGAGGCGGCCCCATCGATCCGCAGCTGGGGCAGGAATTCCCGGCGCCCTGGGTGAGCGATTGCCGGGTGGAGCAGAGCGCCATCGACTGCGGCATCCCGATGGGCGCGTGGCGGGCCCCGCATGCCAACGTGAGCGCGTGGGTGGTGCAGAGCTTCGTCGACGAGCTGGCCCATGCAGCGAAGCAAGACCCGTTGGCCTTCCGGCTCGCGCTGCTCGGCGACCGCCAGGCCATGCGGCCGGCCGGCTTCTTCTCGCGCCAGGGCGTCTACCAGGTGGCCCGCATGCGCCACGTGCTGCAGGCGGTGGCCGAGAAGAGCCAGTGGGGCCGCGGCCTGCCGCGCGGCCAGGCGCAGGGCATCGCCTTCCACGCGAGCTACGGCGGCTATGTGGCGCAGGTAGCCGAGGTGGCGGTGTCACCCGAGGGGCAGCTGCGGGTGACGCGCGTGGTCTGCGTGTGCGACGTGGGCGAGCAGATCGTCAACCTGAGCGGCGCCGAAGCCCAGGTGCAAGGCGCCATCCTCGACGGCCTGAGCGCCGCCTGGCTGCAGGTGGTCGACATCGAAGGCGGCCGGGCGAAGCAGAGCAACTTCCACGACTACCCGCTGCTGCGCATGGCCGATGCGCCGGCGATCGAGGTGCACTTCCTGCGTTCCGACAACCCCATCGGCGGCCTCGGCGAGCCGGCCCTGCCGCCGGTGGCACCCGCCGTGTGCAACGCCATCTTCCGCGCCACCGGCCACCGGGTGCGCGAGCTGCCGATCCGCCGCGCGAAGCTCGGCTGGGCGTGA
- a CDS encoding LLM class flavin-dependent oxidoreductase, with product MANSVRSVLIGSESLLIQCGQVLEQAGHQIVAVVTTRVAIRRWAAEKGIRVLADSAALLAAQDIRPFDYLFSITNLSVLSPEVIAMPTRAAINFHDGPLPEYAGLNTPVWAMLNGEGRHGITWHMMTSAVDQGDILVQRRFDLSEGETALTLNTKCFEAGMESFEELVRGLSDGTLQGRPQTEGVQKYFGRKDRPAAACAIRWDEPASKIATLVRALDFGTYANPIGAAKALYNGQLVIVPELRVTETASTQPAGTIVSANEHAVVVATADVDVEFKRLETLDGKPRFLNCPVLNLRTGARFDVLDAATADQLSAINASLSAHETFWLRRLETQTPLELPYIDRSAAPVATQWQQLDAALPAGDADARIAALVGYLARLTDKDGFDLGFADPALRRVVGAAPAWFAQQVQLRVSLDFSRGFDALRASVADELATLRKRVGYASDIVARSPELRAAAAQKDPRVQPVALLIVDSLGDAAALPGSELTIAVTADGAHSRWVFDASKLSRTTVAAMQQQAAELLKAAEANATRALAELPLWDAAERSRVLDQWNATDAPARTDACVHRLFEEQAARTPNATAVTCEDQSLSYDELNRRANQLARRLKSLGVGPDVLVGLCAERSVEMMVGLIAIHKAGGAYVPLDPSYPKDRIAYMVEDSKVPVLLTQDRVELPKHSAKVIKLDTDWASIATESAEPFDGGAEPQHLAYVIYTSGSTGKPKGVMVEHRNVVNFFAGMDHHLGEDGPGTWVAVTSLSFDISVLELCWTLTRGFHVVIATGEERSGAAPRGAAAARPLDFSLFYFSANEAEGEGQEKHDKYKLLLEGAKYGDQHGFSAVWTPERHFHAFGGLYPNPAVAGAAIAAVTERIKIRAGSVVLPLHHPLRVAEEWSVVDNISKGRVGISFASGWQPNDFVLKPENFADNKNIMLRNIETVRKLWRGEKCSFPGATGNEVEVGILPRPVQKDLPYWVTSAGNPETFIAAGKLGANVLTHLLGQTVEELDGKLAAYRKAWKDAGHPGEGYVTLMLHTFVGPDEAEVRAKVKQPLIDYLKTSLNLVKQYAWSFPAFKKREGMDGPNSTASLDLQSLNDEEMQGLMEHSFNRYYETSGLFGTPESCLKQVDAIKAIGVDEVACLIDFGVDSPSVLAHLEYLNELRKNATPRRTAASANTDYSIPTLLKRHQATHLQCTPSMARMLLLDPAAADGLRGLKRMMVGGEALQAPLARELKGAISASGHLMNMYGPTETTIWSSVHRVDTVDGIVPLGKPLANQAIYILDTRQQPTPVGVPGELVIGGKGVVRGYLHRPELTAERFLPHPIKGAAGGRVYRTGDLARLRDDGSLEFLGRFDHQVKVRGYRIELGEIEASLLSHTGVRETVVVAREDTPGDVRLVAYIVPSAKDSAPAAELKEHLRTRMPDFMVPAHFVTLDALPQTPNGKIDRKQLPAPEASKAPLAAESFVAPANDLEEQIAAIWKDVLKLPQVGSRDNFFDLGGHSLLAVQAHRRLRDALQRDISITDIFRFPTIQSLSAFLGEGGVDDAGAKAGNARAQGRRAVMQQRRQASRV from the coding sequence ATGGCGAACTCAGTGCGTAGCGTCCTCATCGGTTCGGAGTCCCTGCTGATCCAGTGCGGGCAGGTTCTCGAGCAGGCAGGCCACCAGATCGTGGCCGTGGTCACGACGCGCGTCGCGATCCGCCGATGGGCTGCCGAGAAGGGCATCCGCGTGCTGGCCGACTCGGCCGCGCTGCTCGCCGCGCAAGACATCCGCCCCTTCGACTACCTCTTCTCGATCACCAACCTCTCGGTGTTGTCGCCCGAGGTGATCGCGATGCCCACGCGCGCCGCGATCAACTTCCACGACGGTCCGCTGCCCGAATACGCCGGCCTCAACACGCCCGTGTGGGCCATGCTCAACGGCGAAGGCCGCCATGGCATCACCTGGCACATGATGACGAGCGCCGTCGACCAGGGCGACATCCTGGTGCAACGCCGCTTTGACCTGTCCGAAGGCGAGACCGCGCTCACGCTCAACACCAAGTGCTTCGAAGCCGGCATGGAGAGCTTCGAGGAGCTGGTGAGGGGCCTCTCCGACGGCACGCTGCAAGGCCGCCCGCAGACCGAAGGCGTGCAGAAGTATTTCGGCCGCAAGGATCGCCCCGCCGCGGCCTGTGCCATCCGCTGGGACGAGCCCGCGTCGAAGATCGCCACGCTCGTGCGTGCGCTCGATTTCGGCACCTATGCCAACCCGATCGGTGCGGCCAAGGCGCTGTACAACGGCCAACTGGTGATCGTGCCCGAGCTGCGGGTGACGGAGACCGCCTCCACGCAACCGGCCGGCACCATCGTCTCGGCGAACGAACATGCGGTCGTCGTCGCGACGGCCGACGTCGACGTCGAGTTCAAGCGCCTCGAAACGCTCGACGGCAAGCCGCGCTTCCTCAATTGCCCGGTGCTCAACCTGCGCACCGGTGCCCGCTTCGACGTGCTCGATGCCGCCACGGCCGACCAGCTCAGCGCCATCAACGCCTCGCTGTCGGCGCACGAGACCTTCTGGCTGCGCCGCCTGGAAACGCAGACGCCGCTCGAGCTGCCCTACATCGACCGCAGCGCCGCGCCGGTGGCCACGCAGTGGCAGCAGCTCGACGCTGCCCTGCCGGCCGGCGACGCCGACGCGCGCATCGCCGCACTCGTGGGCTACCTCGCACGCCTCACGGACAAAGACGGCTTCGACCTCGGCTTCGCCGACCCCGCGCTGCGCCGCGTTGTTGGCGCTGCCCCCGCCTGGTTCGCGCAACAGGTGCAGCTGCGCGTCTCACTCGATTTCTCGCGCGGCTTCGATGCGTTGCGCGCTTCCGTTGCCGACGAACTCGCCACGCTGCGCAAGCGTGTCGGCTATGCCAGCGACATCGTCGCCCGCTCGCCCGAGCTGCGCGCCGCCGCGGCCCAGAAAGACCCGCGCGTGCAGCCGGTGGCGCTGCTGATCGTCGACTCGCTCGGTGACGCCGCCGCCTTGCCCGGCAGCGAGCTCACCATCGCCGTCACCGCCGATGGTGCGCACAGCCGTTGGGTTTTCGACGCTTCCAAGCTCTCGCGCACGACCGTGGCTGCGATGCAGCAGCAGGCCGCCGAACTCCTGAAGGCCGCCGAGGCCAACGCCACCCGCGCCCTCGCCGAGCTGCCCTTGTGGGACGCCGCCGAGCGCAGCCGCGTGCTCGACCAGTGGAACGCCACCGACGCGCCTGCGCGCACCGATGCCTGCGTGCACCGCCTCTTCGAAGAGCAGGCCGCCCGCACGCCGAACGCGACGGCCGTGACCTGCGAAGACCAGTCGCTCAGCTACGACGAACTCAACCGTCGCGCCAACCAGCTGGCGCGCCGCCTCAAGTCGCTGGGCGTCGGCCCCGACGTGCTGGTGGGCCTGTGCGCCGAGCGTTCGGTGGAGATGATGGTGGGCCTGATCGCCATCCACAAGGCGGGTGGCGCGTATGTGCCGCTCGACCCGAGCTACCCGAAGGATCGCATCGCCTACATGGTCGAAGACTCCAAGGTGCCGGTGCTGCTGACGCAGGACCGCGTGGAGTTGCCCAAGCACAGCGCCAAGGTCATCAAGCTCGACACCGACTGGGCCTCGATCGCCACCGAATCGGCCGAGCCTTTCGACGGCGGCGCTGAGCCGCAGCACCTGGCCTACGTGATCTACACCTCGGGCTCCACCGGCAAGCCCAAGGGCGTGATGGTCGAGCACCGCAACGTCGTCAACTTCTTCGCCGGGATGGACCACCATCTCGGCGAGGATGGCCCCGGTACCTGGGTCGCCGTGACGAGCCTCAGCTTCGACATCTCGGTGCTCGAACTCTGCTGGACGCTCACCCGCGGCTTCCACGTCGTCATCGCCACCGGCGAAGAGCGCTCCGGCGCCGCCCCGCGTGGCGCGGCTGCGGCCCGCCCGCTCGACTTCAGCCTCTTCTACTTCTCGGCCAACGAGGCCGAAGGCGAAGGCCAGGAGAAGCACGACAAGTACAAGCTGCTGCTGGAAGGCGCCAAGTACGGCGACCAGCACGGCTTCTCGGCGGTGTGGACGCCCGAGCGCCACTTCCACGCCTTCGGCGGCCTGTACCCGAACCCGGCGGTGGCTGGCGCCGCCATCGCCGCCGTCACCGAGCGCATCAAGATCCGGGCCGGCAGCGTGGTGCTGCCGCTCCACCACCCGCTGCGGGTGGCCGAGGAGTGGTCGGTCGTCGACAACATCTCCAAGGGCCGTGTCGGCATCTCGTTCGCTTCCGGCTGGCAGCCGAACGACTTCGTGCTCAAGCCCGAGAACTTCGCCGACAACAAGAACATCATGCTGCGCAACATCGAGACCGTGCGCAAGCTGTGGCGCGGTGAGAAGTGCAGTTTCCCCGGTGCCACCGGCAACGAGGTTGAGGTCGGCATCCTGCCGCGCCCGGTGCAGAAGGACCTGCCGTACTGGGTCACGTCGGCCGGCAACCCCGAGACCTTCATCGCCGCTGGCAAGCTCGGCGCCAACGTGCTGACGCACCTGCTGGGCCAGACGGTGGAAGAACTCGACGGCAAGCTCGCGGCCTACCGCAAGGCCTGGAAGGATGCGGGCCACCCGGGTGAGGGCTACGTGACCCTGATGCTGCACACCTTCGTCGGCCCCGACGAAGCCGAGGTGCGCGCCAAGGTCAAGCAGCCGCTGATCGACTACCTCAAGACCTCGCTCAACCTCGTCAAGCAATACGCCTGGTCCTTCCCCGCGTTCAAGAAGCGCGAGGGCATGGACGGCCCCAACTCCACCGCCAGCCTCGATCTGCAAAGCCTCAACGACGAGGAGATGCAAGGCCTGATGGAGCACTCGTTCAACCGCTACTACGAGACCAGCGGCCTCTTTGGCACGCCCGAGAGCTGCCTGAAGCAGGTCGACGCGATCAAGGCGATCGGCGTCGACGAAGTGGCCTGCCTGATCGACTTCGGCGTCGACTCGCCCTCGGTGCTGGCCCACCTCGAATACCTGAACGAGCTGCGCAAGAACGCCACGCCGCGCCGCACGGCCGCCAGCGCCAACACCGACTACTCCATCCCCACGCTGCTCAAGCGCCACCAGGCCACGCATCTGCAATGCACGCCGTCGATGGCGCGCATGCTGCTGCTCGACCCGGCCGCGGCCGACGGCCTGCGCGGCCTCAAGCGCATGATGGTCGGCGGCGAAGCGCTGCAGGCGCCGCTCGCCCGCGAGCTGAAGGGCGCCATCAGCGCAAGCGGCCACCTGATGAACATGTACGGCCCGACCGAGACGACGATCTGGTCGTCGGTGCACCGGGTCGACACGGTCGACGGCATCGTGCCGCTCGGCAAGCCGCTCGCCAACCAGGCGATCTACATCCTCGACACCCGCCAGCAGCCCACACCCGTCGGCGTGCCGGGCGAACTCGTGATCGGCGGCAAGGGCGTGGTGCGCGGTTACCTGCACCGCCCCGAACTCACCGCCGAGCGCTTCCTGCCGCACCCGATCAAGGGCGCGGCGGGCGGCCGTGTCTACCGCACCGGCGACTTGGCGCGCCTGCGTGACGATGGCTCGCTCGAATTCCTCGGCCGCTTCGACCACCAGGTGAAGGTGCGCGGCTACCGCATCGAGCTCGGCGAGATCGAGGCCTCGCTCCTGAGCCACACCGGCGTGCGCGAGACGGTCGTCGTCGCGCGTGAAGACACGCCGGGCGACGTGCGCCTCGTGGCCTACATCGTGCCGTCGGCCAAAGACAGCGCCCCCGCGGCCGAGCTGAAGGAGCACCTGCGCACCCGCATGCCCGACTTCATGGTGCCGGCGCACTTCGTGACGCTCGATGCGCTGCCGCAGACGCCCAACGGCAAGATCGACCGCAAGCAGTTGCCTGCGCCCGAAGCCAGCAAGGCGCCGCTCGCCGCTGAAAGTTTCGTCGCTCCCGCCAACGATCTCGAAGAGCAGATCGCCGCCATCTGGAAAGACGTGCTCAAGCTGCCGCAGGTCGGCTCGCGCGACAACTTCTTCGACCTCGGCGGCCACTCGCTGCTGGCCGTGCAGGCGCACCGCCGCCTGCGGGACGCGCTGCAGCGCGACATCTCCATCACCGACATCTTCCGCTTCCCCACCATCCAGAGCCTCTCCGCCTTCCTGGGCGAGGGCGGCGTGGACGACGCGGGTGCGAAGGCCGGCAATGCCCGCGCGCAGGGCCGCCGCGCGGTGATGCAGCAGCGCCGCCAGGCGTCTCGCGTCTGA